The following are encoded together in the Bradyrhizobium sp. CCGUVB1N3 genome:
- a CDS encoding ABC transporter permease: MSIITPTLPAPMSEVRKLRAFAEFCRQQPLGATSFIIICAMLIAGIFCEWVAPYDPLAVDFASLLAAPSWDHWCGTDAFGRDICSRLIYGSRTALVIGFTSSFVGSSVGAILGIASAYFGGRIDNWIQRAVDVLLAFPIIVLALVVVAAFGKLLVVGIDVNLIFAIAIPIVPRVARVVRAAALSVRGMPYVDAARTAGYSHTRIIFRHMAPNVVAPYLIMLTAFVAQAILAEASLSFLGLGVQEPTAAWGLMLSGNAADFYRQAPWMILFPGVAISVAVFAFNLFGDSLRDYLDPRFKV, from the coding sequence GTGTCGATAATCACCCCCACTCTGCCTGCGCCGATGTCGGAAGTCCGGAAACTCAGGGCATTTGCGGAATTCTGCCGTCAGCAGCCGCTTGGGGCCACCAGCTTCATCATCATCTGCGCGATGCTGATCGCCGGGATTTTCTGTGAATGGGTCGCGCCATATGATCCGTTAGCGGTCGATTTTGCTTCGCTGCTTGCCGCGCCATCGTGGGATCATTGGTGCGGCACGGACGCCTTCGGTCGCGACATCTGCTCGCGCCTGATCTATGGCTCGCGCACGGCTCTGGTGATCGGTTTCACCTCGTCTTTCGTTGGCTCCTCGGTCGGTGCCATTCTCGGCATCGCATCGGCCTATTTCGGCGGCCGGATCGACAACTGGATCCAGCGCGCGGTGGATGTGCTTTTGGCGTTTCCAATCATCGTACTCGCCCTCGTCGTGGTGGCGGCGTTCGGCAAGCTGCTCGTGGTGGGCATCGACGTAAACTTGATCTTCGCCATCGCCATCCCGATCGTGCCGCGCGTCGCGCGCGTGGTGCGCGCGGCGGCTCTGTCGGTGCGGGGCATGCCCTATGTCGACGCGGCGCGTACCGCGGGTTATTCGCACACCCGGATCATCTTTCGGCACATGGCGCCGAACGTGGTCGCGCCGTACCTCATCATGCTGACCGCGTTCGTCGCGCAGGCGATCCTGGCGGAGGCATCGCTGTCGTTCCTGGGACTCGGCGTGCAGGAACCGACCGCGGCCTGGGGCCTGATGCTGTCGGGCAACGCCGCTGATTTCTACCGTCAGGCGCCGTGGATGATCTTGTTCCCGGGCGTTGCTATCAGCGTTGCAGTATTCGCCTTCAATTTGTTCGGCGACAGCTTGCGTGACTACCTCGATCCACGCTTCAAGGTGTAG
- a CDS encoding integrase core domain-containing protein, with translation MSIANPLCGAPRIHGELLKLGIEIGQTSVAKYMARRRGPPSQGWKTFLRNHADGIVAMDLFVVPTISFRLLYGLLIIGHGRRQILWFGVTAHPTAEWLANQLTEACGWEQIPRYLIRDRDRVYGEIFVRRVRSIGIRDRPTSFRSPWQNAYAERLIGSIRRECIDHVVVFGERHLRHVLLSYKDYYNATRTHLSLNKDAPVPRGVERVGNIVCRPVLGGLHHQYGRM, from the coding sequence ATGAGCATCGCCAACCCATTGTGCGGAGCGCCGAGAATCCATGGAGAGCTTCTCAAGCTCGGCATCGAGATCGGCCAGACCAGCGTCGCCAAGTATATGGCGCGGAGGAGGGGCCCTCCCTCGCAGGGATGGAAGACGTTCCTTCGCAACCATGCGGATGGCATTGTCGCAATGGACCTCTTCGTCGTGCCGACGATCTCGTTCCGACTGCTCTATGGTTTGCTGATCATAGGCCATGGCCGGCGGCAGATCCTGTGGTTTGGGGTGACCGCGCACCCGACGGCCGAATGGCTCGCCAATCAGCTCACTGAAGCCTGTGGCTGGGAGCAAATCCCTCGTTACTTAATCAGGGACCGCGATCGAGTTTATGGCGAGATCTTTGTCCGCCGGGTTCGGTCGATCGGCATTCGAGACCGCCCGACGTCTTTCCGCTCACCCTGGCAAAACGCCTACGCAGAACGGTTGATCGGTTCAATCCGGAGGGAATGCATTGATCATGTCGTAGTCTTCGGCGAACGACATCTGCGCCACGTTCTGCTATCGTACAAAGATTACTACAACGCCACGCGCACTCATTTGTCATTGAACAAGGATGCCCCGGTTCCTCGCGGCGTTGAGCGGGTCGGGAATATCGTATGCCGACCGGTCCTAGGCGGACTGCACCATCAATATGGCCGGATGTGA
- a CDS encoding ABC transporter ATP-binding protein, with amino-acid sequence METRRLTKLFDEVRAVDSIDLVAKEGEFLVLLGPSGCGKTTLMRLIAGLERPTSGDVVIDGSTVTGLPPRARNVAMVFQSYGLYPHLTVAKNISFPLRAVGVPKEAIRKKVAWAAQVFGIQGLLDRKPRQLSGGERQRVALARAVVREPVVFLLDEPLSNLDAKLRNSARDELKQFQRSLGTTTIYVTHDQAEAMGLGDRIAVLNQGRVHQIGTPHEIYGSPADTFAATFIGSPPMNLIEDSKTWIGFRPEAFLPKEVEPDGNIVDFPFRVTRIEYLGADRLVYGVIDGRIPEAHVISKIPSNVRTHIKAGEVYDFVVRRLDIARFDKESGRRIDGGAT; translated from the coding sequence GTGGAAACACGTCGTCTCACCAAGCTTTTCGACGAGGTCCGTGCTGTCGACAGCATCGACCTCGTCGCCAAGGAAGGAGAGTTCCTGGTTCTGCTCGGCCCATCGGGATGCGGCAAGACGACGTTGATGCGCTTGATCGCCGGCCTTGAGCGACCAACCTCAGGTGACGTTGTGATTGATGGAAGCACCGTGACCGGGCTCCCGCCGCGCGCACGAAATGTCGCCATGGTGTTCCAAAGTTACGGACTCTATCCGCACCTCACCGTCGCGAAGAACATTTCGTTTCCGCTGCGTGCAGTCGGCGTGCCAAAAGAAGCAATCCGCAAGAAGGTCGCCTGGGCGGCCCAGGTCTTCGGCATTCAAGGCTTGCTTGACCGCAAGCCGCGTCAGTTGTCGGGCGGAGAGCGGCAGCGCGTCGCTCTTGCGCGCGCGGTGGTGCGTGAGCCAGTCGTCTTCCTTCTTGACGAACCTCTGTCGAATCTCGATGCCAAGCTGCGCAACTCGGCGCGCGACGAGCTAAAGCAATTTCAGCGCAGCCTTGGCACCACCACCATCTACGTCACCCATGATCAGGCCGAAGCCATGGGCTTGGGCGACCGCATCGCTGTTCTCAATCAAGGTCGTGTCCACCAGATCGGCACTCCGCACGAGATTTATGGCTCGCCGGCCGATACCTTCGCCGCCACGTTCATCGGATCACCGCCGATGAATCTGATCGAGGATAGCAAGACCTGGATCGGATTCCGGCCGGAAGCGTTCCTGCCGAAGGAAGTTGAACCGGATGGCAACATCGTCGACTTTCCGTTTCGCGTCACACGCATCGAGTATCTCGGTGCTGACCGCTTGGTTTACGGCGTCATCGACGGCCGCATACCCGAGGCGCACGTGATCTCCAAGATCCCGTCGAACGTCCGCACCCATATTAAAGCCGGCGAGGTCTACGATTTTGTTGTGCGGCGCTTGGACATCGCCCGCTTCGACAAGGAGAGCGGGCGGCGCATCGACGGAGGTGCGACGTGA
- a CDS encoding carbohydrate ABC transporter permease, producing the protein MTPRSASGRRIAKQAGHAAILTFFVTFLAFPFYWMLITTFKTTQDLHNTENNPYLFNDPPTLRHLSVLFEDTQYLQWLLNTGFVGVAVVIITLVLAVPAGYALARIAGAWAQTLGVTIFLTYLVPPTILFIPFSRIIAILGLQDSVWSLILVYPSFTVPFCTWLLMGFFKAIPRDLEDAAMIDGLSRFGAFIKVVMPISAAGILTAVIFAFTLVTQEFVYGVTFITASSSYTVSVGVPTFLVRGDVYFWGSMMAACLIASVPIAVIYNFFVARFVAGFTMGAIK; encoded by the coding sequence ATGACCCCTCGATCAGCCAGCGGACGTCGTATTGCCAAGCAGGCCGGCCACGCTGCCATCCTGACTTTCTTTGTGACCTTCCTTGCGTTCCCGTTCTACTGGATGCTGATCACCACGTTCAAAACCACGCAGGACCTGCACAATACCGAAAACAACCCTTATTTGTTCAACGACCCACCGACACTAAGGCATCTGTCGGTGCTGTTCGAGGACACGCAGTATCTGCAATGGCTGTTGAATACCGGCTTCGTCGGAGTGGCCGTCGTGATCATCACGCTCGTGCTCGCAGTCCCGGCAGGCTACGCGCTCGCGCGCATCGCCGGTGCATGGGCGCAAACCCTGGGCGTCACTATTTTCCTCACTTATCTGGTACCGCCGACGATCCTGTTCATCCCGTTCTCGCGCATCATCGCGATACTGGGATTGCAGGATTCGGTGTGGTCGCTCATCCTTGTTTATCCGAGCTTCACCGTGCCGTTCTGTACCTGGCTTCTGATGGGTTTCTTCAAGGCGATCCCGCGCGATCTCGAGGATGCTGCCATGATCGACGGGCTGAGTCGTTTCGGGGCATTCATCAAGGTGGTGATGCCGATTTCGGCCGCCGGAATACTGACGGCGGTGATCTTCGCCTTTACTTTAGTGACGCAAGAGTTTGTCTATGGCGTCACGTTTATCACAGCGTCGTCGAGCTATACGGTGAGCGTCGGAGTGCCGACCTTTCTTGTGCGGGGCGACGTCTATTTCTGGGGCTCGATGATGGCGGCCTGCCTGATCGCGAGCGTGCCAATTGCGGTCATCTATAATTTCTTCGTCGCTCGTTTCGTAGCTGGCTTTACCATGGGAGCGATCAAGTGA
- a CDS encoding extracellular solute-binding protein → MSSRASRRFGLSRRDVIKSAVGVAAAVGPYFHVAPARAAKTLKILQWSHFVPGYDKWFNNTYTKEWGAKNGTEVIVDNINLALIPSRAAAEVSAQKGHDLVMFLAPPSVFEEQVVDMTEVYAECAAKHGKPIDLAVKSTYNPRTKKYFAFSDSFVPDPVNYRSDLWGEIGMKPDTWDNARVGGKKIKDKTGIPVGIGLSAEIDTAMAMRAIMYSFGAHEQDAEGNLAINTRETLEALKFVKALFQETETPEVFAWDASSNNRQMLAGRSSLVLNAISITRAGENDTLPIHEKIALAKPPKGPVRQIGLEHLMSCYLIWKFSENIDGAKRFLVDYVDSFKSAFMASEFYNFPCFSDTVPDLAQTISKDSKAVPPDKYAVLSDVLDWATNVGYPGYSSAAIDETFNTWVINTMFAEAAAGAETPEDALKRAEVKMKAIWAKWKDRKMI, encoded by the coding sequence ATGTCATCCCGTGCATCTCGTCGCTTCGGCCTTTCGCGCCGCGACGTCATCAAGTCCGCTGTAGGTGTAGCCGCAGCCGTCGGACCTTATTTCCACGTTGCGCCGGCCCGGGCTGCCAAGACGCTGAAGATCCTGCAATGGAGTCACTTCGTTCCCGGCTACGACAAGTGGTTCAACAACACCTACACCAAGGAATGGGGTGCCAAGAACGGCACCGAGGTCATCGTCGACAACATCAACCTCGCCCTGATCCCTTCACGCGCAGCGGCAGAAGTTTCGGCGCAAAAGGGCCACGACCTCGTGATGTTCCTCGCGCCACCGTCGGTCTTCGAAGAGCAGGTCGTCGACATGACGGAGGTCTATGCCGAGTGCGCGGCGAAGCACGGCAAGCCGATCGATCTCGCGGTCAAGAGCACCTACAACCCCAGGACCAAGAAATACTTCGCATTCTCTGACAGCTTTGTGCCGGATCCCGTCAACTACCGCTCGGACCTATGGGGAGAAATCGGCATGAAGCCCGACACCTGGGACAACGCCCGCGTCGGCGGCAAGAAGATCAAGGACAAGACCGGCATTCCGGTCGGCATCGGTCTTTCCGCCGAGATCGACACGGCGATGGCCATGCGGGCGATCATGTACTCGTTCGGCGCGCACGAGCAGGACGCCGAGGGCAACCTCGCCATCAATACCAGGGAAACCCTCGAAGCGCTCAAATTCGTCAAGGCGCTGTTCCAGGAAACCGAAACGCCGGAAGTGTTTGCCTGGGATGCGTCGTCCAATAACCGGCAGATGCTCGCCGGTCGATCGTCGCTGGTGCTCAATGCGATTTCGATCACGCGCGCCGGCGAAAACGACACGCTTCCGATCCACGAGAAGATCGCCCTTGCCAAGCCGCCGAAAGGTCCGGTCCGCCAAATCGGACTCGAACACCTGATGAGCTGCTATCTGATCTGGAAGTTTTCCGAGAACATCGATGGTGCCAAGAGATTCCTAGTCGATTACGTCGACAGCTTCAAGAGCGCGTTCATGGCGAGCGAATTCTACAACTTTCCCTGCTTCTCAGATACGGTGCCAGATCTCGCACAGACCATCTCCAAGGATTCCAAGGCGGTGCCGCCGGACAAGTACGCGGTCCTCTCGGACGTGCTCGATTGGGCAACCAACGTCGGCTATCCCGGCTATTCCAGTGCTGCGATCGACGAAACGTTCAATACCTGGGTGATCAATACGATGTTCGCCGAAGCAGCGGCAGGCGCCGAGACTCCGGAGGACGCTCTCAAACGCGCGGAGGTCAAGATGAAGGCGATCTGGGCGAAATGGAAAGATCGGAAGATGATCTGA
- a CDS encoding branched-chain amino acid ABC transporter permease: MEQAVVTAVGVFFSISTLVLLALGLAIIFGMMGVLNLAQGEFLTLGAYTVLVATSHGLSIWAGVLLAPFVVGSIGVILERSIIRFLYGRPLDTMLATWGLSLALVGVMTLVMGPTTEGIATPLGSFEVGRYRVSFYRLVVIAISAGAALATYLALRHTRAGLIARATMQSPHLVAVSGVEPQLVYMATFGAGAALAGLAGAVMAPLTGVVPTMGLAFIAKIFITVMVGGSTVLLGTVSSAGVLGLVESAVSYASTPIYGQVTMLALAMVLLRLLPNGMSGLFRGGL, from the coding sequence ATGGAACAGGCAGTGGTAACTGCGGTAGGCGTCTTTTTCTCGATCTCTACCCTTGTGCTGCTCGCCCTAGGCCTCGCCATCATCTTCGGCATGATGGGCGTGCTGAACCTGGCCCAGGGGGAATTCCTCACGCTCGGCGCCTACACCGTGCTCGTCGCCACCTCTCACGGGCTCTCGATCTGGGCGGGGGTTCTGCTCGCTCCGTTCGTCGTCGGTTCTATTGGAGTGATCCTCGAAAGATCGATCATCCGCTTTCTGTATGGTCGTCCGCTCGACACGATGCTGGCCACGTGGGGCCTGAGCCTGGCGCTCGTCGGCGTCATGACTCTCGTCATGGGGCCGACGACCGAAGGTATTGCGACGCCCCTCGGCAGTTTCGAAGTCGGCCGCTACCGCGTCTCCTTCTACCGGCTCGTGGTGATTGCGATCTCGGCCGGCGCGGCTCTGGCGACCTATTTGGCGCTTCGCCACACGCGCGCTGGGCTGATCGCGCGGGCGACGATGCAGTCGCCTCATCTCGTGGCGGTCTCGGGCGTCGAGCCGCAGCTCGTCTATATGGCCACGTTCGGCGCAGGAGCGGCGCTCGCCGGGTTGGCCGGCGCTGTGATGGCCCCCCTGACCGGCGTGGTCCCCACCATGGGACTTGCCTTCATCGCCAAGATCTTCATCACCGTCATGGTGGGCGGCTCCACGGTGCTGCTCGGCACCGTAAGCTCCGCCGGCGTCCTCGGGCTGGTCGAGAGCGCCGTTTCCTACGCCTCCACGCCGATCTACGGCCAGGTCACGATGCTGGCTCTGGCGATGGTGCTACTGCGCCTGCTGCCGAACGGAATGTCCGGCCTGTTTCGGGGCGGCCTATGA
- a CDS encoding universal stress protein translates to MIKDILVNLSYGTSQDGVSNYAYSVAETFGAHIVGIAFAYPAMAGGVGLPTGFSRAPEAEAQERADSVAAAFDEAARRAGVSAETRRIEAGTGDVPTQFAHIARRFDLSVVGQFEGGRDHSAKNMVIEATLFESGRPVLIVPVIQKDRLKLDHVMVCWDGSRAAARAVADAMPFLTRSGKASIVVADIQSVKSTDLPGADIATHLTRHGVNVTIERIPVSKIDVSNAILSYAADTFPDLIVMGGYGHSRLREFILGGTTRGMLASMTKPTLMSH, encoded by the coding sequence ATGATCAAGGATATTCTTGTCAACCTGTCCTACGGGACATCGCAAGATGGAGTTTCCAATTACGCCTATTCGGTTGCGGAAACATTCGGCGCACACATCGTGGGGATCGCCTTTGCCTACCCGGCAATGGCTGGTGGCGTTGGCTTGCCGACAGGCTTTAGCCGAGCCCCGGAAGCGGAGGCTCAGGAACGCGCAGATTCCGTGGCCGCCGCCTTCGACGAGGCGGCCCGTCGCGCCGGCGTTTCAGCCGAGACGCGCAGGATTGAAGCTGGCACTGGCGACGTACCAACCCAGTTTGCGCATATCGCAAGACGATTCGATCTTTCCGTCGTTGGCCAATTTGAAGGCGGCAGGGATCATTCGGCCAAAAATATGGTCATTGAGGCGACGCTGTTTGAATCGGGAAGACCAGTACTCATCGTTCCTGTTATACAGAAGGATCGCCTCAAGCTCGATCATGTCATGGTGTGCTGGGATGGCAGCCGGGCAGCCGCGCGAGCGGTCGCCGATGCCATGCCGTTTCTTACCCGCTCTGGCAAGGCGAGTATTGTTGTTGCGGACATTCAGAGCGTGAAGAGCACAGATCTTCCGGGAGCGGATATCGCGACCCATCTGACCCGTCACGGAGTGAACGTCACGATTGAGCGCATTCCCGTCAGCAAGATCGACGTTTCAAATGCAATCCTGTCATATGCAGCCGATACATTTCCCGATCTCATTGTCATGGGCGGGTACGGACATTCCCGGCTGCGCGAATTTATTCTTGGCGGGACGACACGTGGTATGCTTGCCTCGATGACAAAACCCACATTGATGTCGCACTGA
- a CDS encoding carbohydrate ABC transporter permease, translating into MTSIIAGTARRTRAQDRFLSRLADNDRWLWRAMLAPAILYIVLLVGFPFLLSIYYSLSSATVAGQEAHFVGLENFRRIVDSRTFWLSLQNTIVITVVSQFFVMVLANILATALAIDFRGKWLVRLLILLPWVAPISLGSIGWLWIFDSIYSVINWTARAAGLLGPNEWPIWLGQPTLAKASIIAVNVWRILPLATVIILAGLSSIPQDIHDAAEVDGAGFWRHHFQITTPLILPITLVALLFGIIFTFTDLIVVFVLTRGGPYDTTQVIASWAYFTGIQGGDLAGGAAISLFLFPVLAGVAILFLWLARRTEVT; encoded by the coding sequence GTGACGTCAATCATCGCGGGGACGGCTCGCAGGACCCGCGCGCAGGACCGCTTCCTGTCGCGTCTTGCCGATAACGACCGCTGGCTGTGGCGCGCCATGCTGGCGCCCGCGATCCTCTACATTGTTCTGCTGGTGGGCTTTCCCTTCCTGCTTTCGATCTATTACAGCCTTTCCAGCGCGACGGTCGCCGGCCAGGAGGCGCACTTCGTCGGGCTGGAAAATTTCCGGCGGATCGTCGACAGCCGCACTTTCTGGCTTTCGCTGCAGAATACAATCGTCATCACCGTCGTCTCCCAGTTTTTCGTCATGGTGCTCGCCAATATTCTGGCGACGGCGCTTGCCATCGATTTCCGCGGCAAATGGCTGGTTCGTCTGTTGATTCTGCTGCCGTGGGTGGCGCCGATCTCGCTTGGCAGCATCGGTTGGCTCTGGATCTTCGATTCGATCTACAGCGTCATCAACTGGACGGCGCGCGCAGCCGGTCTGCTCGGACCGAACGAATGGCCGATCTGGCTCGGCCAACCAACCCTGGCAAAGGCGTCGATCATCGCCGTCAATGTCTGGCGCATTCTTCCGCTGGCGACCGTGATCATCCTGGCCGGCCTGTCGTCGATCCCGCAAGACATCCACGACGCGGCAGAAGTGGATGGCGCCGGGTTCTGGCGCCATCATTTCCAGATCACAACGCCGTTGATCTTGCCGATTACGCTGGTGGCGTTGTTGTTCGGCATCATCTTCACCTTCACCGACTTGATCGTCGTGTTCGTTCTAACGCGTGGCGGTCCTTACGACACCACGCAAGTCATTGCCAGTTGGGCCTATTTCACCGGCATTCAGGGAGGTGATCTTGCAGGAGGCGCGGCCATCTCCCTATTCCTATTTCCTGTTCTCGCGGGCGTTGCCATCCTATTCCTGTGGCTCGCCCGGCGCACGGAGGTTACGTGA
- a CDS encoding ABC transporter substrate-binding protein gives MLTRRTALFQLSAASLGLALANMPQRRAEAADEIIVGNLLDSTGPINIYGLPMVDATKFAIDDINSSGGVLGKKLHLVQFDTQSNNQLYTQYATQLLLESKVAVLMGGITSASREAVRPVVDKYGAPYFYNEQYEGGVCDKNVFCTGVTPAQQIGNLAPWAVQEHGPKFYTLAADYNYGHISADWVKVYLQQAKGELAAQEFIPLDVVDFGSVIQRIENARPNVVFSLLVGGNHIAFYRQFAAAGLNKKIPIVSPTFGLGNEQIVLKPEEVEGLTVIYPYFQELDNETNKKWVAAWRQRYGADYPYITDSANTVWNGWHLWAMAANKAGSLDPAKVIAALESGLSFDAPEGKIRLDPQSHHVVHTVHLAKVNDKKGFTIFKSIENVEPSDTKQVCDLIGKPDQHTQYTPKF, from the coding sequence ATGTTGACTCGCAGGACAGCGCTTTTTCAACTCAGTGCAGCGTCGCTCGGTTTGGCCCTGGCGAATATGCCGCAACGCCGCGCCGAGGCGGCGGACGAGATTATCGTCGGCAACCTGCTCGATTCCACCGGACCGATTAACATCTACGGCCTGCCGATGGTCGATGCCACGAAATTCGCGATCGACGACATCAATTCATCGGGCGGGGTCTTAGGAAAAAAACTTCATCTCGTGCAGTTCGATACGCAATCCAACAATCAACTATACACACAATACGCGACGCAACTGTTGCTCGAAAGCAAGGTCGCCGTCCTCATGGGAGGCATCACCAGCGCTTCGCGCGAAGCCGTCCGGCCGGTCGTCGACAAATATGGCGCCCCGTATTTCTACAACGAGCAGTATGAAGGCGGCGTATGCGACAAGAACGTCTTCTGCACGGGCGTGACACCGGCTCAGCAGATCGGCAACCTGGCGCCGTGGGCGGTGCAGGAGCACGGCCCCAAGTTTTATACGCTGGCGGCCGACTACAACTACGGCCATATTTCCGCGGACTGGGTGAAGGTTTACCTCCAGCAGGCGAAGGGCGAGCTCGCAGCGCAAGAATTCATTCCGCTCGACGTGGTCGATTTCGGCTCGGTCATTCAGCGCATCGAGAATGCGCGGCCGAACGTCGTGTTTTCCTTGCTGGTCGGTGGCAACCACATCGCCTTCTACCGGCAGTTCGCCGCCGCGGGTCTGAACAAGAAAATCCCGATCGTCTCGCCGACTTTCGGTCTCGGCAACGAGCAGATCGTTCTGAAGCCGGAGGAGGTCGAGGGATTGACCGTAATTTATCCGTACTTCCAGGAGCTCGACAACGAGACTAACAAGAAGTGGGTAGCCGCTTGGCGTCAACGGTACGGCGCCGACTATCCCTACATCACCGACTCGGCCAATACCGTGTGGAACGGCTGGCATCTCTGGGCCATGGCCGCCAACAAGGCGGGATCGCTCGATCCGGCCAAGGTTATTGCCGCGCTGGAGAGCGGACTGTCCTTCGACGCGCCGGAAGGCAAGATCAGGCTCGACCCGCAGAGTCATCACGTTGTGCATACGGTGCATCTTGCGAAGGTCAACGACAAGAAGGGCTTCACGATCTTCAAATCGATCGAGAACGTCGAACCCTCGGATACTAAACAGGTCTGCGACCTGATCGGGAAGCCCGACCAACACACGCAGTACACGCCGAAGTTCTGA
- a CDS encoding flavin reductase family protein codes for MWSTPETGAPILADRAPAIDCRIIDVAKAGTREVVVALQRSDCADNLIYFRRG; via the coding sequence GTGTGGTCGACGCCGGAGACCGGCGCGCCGATTCTTGCCGATCGCGCGCCCGCCATCGACTGCCGCATCATCGATGTCGCTAAGGCGGGTACGCGTGAAGTGGTGGTGGCACTGCAGAGATCGGACTGTGCAGATAACCTGATTTATTTTCGCCGTGGCTGA
- a CDS encoding branched-chain amino acid ABC transporter permease yields MKRGELIGWAAAAVVLAGLPQLLSLFQTVQLTVFVIFAMLALSLDFLWGIAGILSFGQAALFGVGGYVYGIVGIALGTTPFGLIAGMLGPAVVAALIGYVAFYGRVGSMYLAVVTLTLTLILYQVMGSTADPKYAIGDARLGGYNGMTNIPSLSLAGRGGPPLGPVEYFYVVGGLLFLALIFCVTLSRASFGRILQGIRENESRMELLGYDVRWRKLLAFVISAALAGLAGALFASWGNFINPEVFSLPQAAVVVIWVLVGGRGTLWGAILGTVVVQYLTSLVGEVGAIYTTIVLGSMLVAIVLLFRRGLAPALMDGVVRVVRRRSGGVAAGR; encoded by the coding sequence ATGAAGCGGGGTGAGCTGATTGGCTGGGCCGCGGCGGCGGTTGTCCTAGCCGGCCTGCCCCAGCTGTTGTCGCTGTTCCAGACGGTCCAGCTCACGGTCTTCGTCATTTTTGCAATGCTGGCGCTTAGCCTCGACTTCCTGTGGGGGATCGCCGGCATTCTGTCCTTTGGCCAGGCGGCGCTGTTCGGCGTCGGTGGATACGTTTATGGCATCGTCGGCATCGCCTTGGGGACGACCCCGTTCGGATTGATCGCGGGAATGCTTGGTCCCGCAGTCGTCGCCGCGCTCATTGGCTACGTCGCCTTCTACGGACGGGTCGGATCGATGTATCTCGCCGTAGTCACCTTGACGCTGACGCTGATCCTTTACCAGGTCATGGGCAGCACGGCGGATCCGAAATACGCGATCGGCGATGCGCGCCTTGGCGGCTACAACGGGATGACCAACATACCTTCTCTGTCCCTCGCCGGTCGTGGCGGCCCGCCGCTGGGTCCGGTGGAATACTTCTATGTCGTCGGGGGACTGCTCTTTCTCGCCTTGATATTTTGCGTCACTCTCTCCCGCGCGTCTTTCGGACGCATTCTTCAGGGCATCCGGGAGAACGAGTCGCGCATGGAGCTGCTCGGGTATGACGTTCGCTGGCGGAAGCTCCTCGCCTTTGTCATTTCTGCGGCCCTCGCCGGTCTCGCAGGGGCGCTGTTCGCGAGCTGGGGGAACTTCATAAACCCGGAGGTCTTCAGTCTGCCGCAGGCCGCAGTGGTGGTCATTTGGGTTCTGGTGGGCGGACGCGGCACACTGTGGGGCGCCATCCTGGGGACCGTCGTGGTACAATATTTAACAAGTCTCGTGGGCGAAGTCGGAGCAATCTATACCACGATCGTGCTTGGGAGCATGCTGGTCGCGATCGTGCTCTTGTTCCGCCGCGGCCTAGCGCCGGCTCTGATGGACGGCGTTGTCCGGGTCGTTCGTCGTCGGTCCGGCGGGGTTGCCGCAGGTCGTTGA